One window of the Rhizorhabdus dicambivorans genome contains the following:
- a CDS encoding tyrosine-type recombinase/integrase — protein sequence MKDSEAIAQFLEMLAAEGGAAKNTLLAYGSDLRGASEVVAGGLVGADAAVLQRLGGEWMSLSRTSVARKSSVLRRFYAFLEEEGIRHDDPSDALPRPAVQRALPRTLSHKDVERLFDTLEERRRDRNADPLTLRLIALVELLYGSGLRATELVSLPRHALRGDRPFLILRGKGGRERLVPISERARAAVADWGLHVPADQPWLFPSGHGHLSRVRLFQLVRELAAEAGIPPQRISPHVLRHAFATHLLEGGADLRALQTMLGHADIGTTQIYTHVNSAHLVELVNSRHPLMDAARRR from the coding sequence GTGAAGGACTCCGAAGCCATCGCCCAGTTCCTGGAGATGCTGGCCGCGGAGGGCGGGGCGGCGAAGAACACTCTGCTTGCCTATGGATCGGACCTGCGCGGTGCATCCGAAGTGGTGGCCGGCGGGCTGGTCGGCGCCGATGCGGCCGTGCTGCAGAGGCTCGGCGGCGAATGGATGTCGCTGAGCCGCACGAGCGTCGCGCGCAAATCATCGGTGCTGCGGCGCTTCTACGCCTTCCTGGAGGAGGAGGGAATCCGCCACGACGATCCATCCGACGCCTTGCCGCGCCCGGCGGTGCAGCGCGCGCTGCCGCGCACGCTGAGCCACAAGGATGTCGAGCGGCTGTTCGACACGCTGGAGGAGCGCCGCCGCGACCGCAATGCCGATCCGCTGACCCTGCGGCTGATAGCATTGGTGGAGTTGCTTTACGGCTCCGGGCTGCGTGCGACCGAGCTGGTCTCGCTGCCGCGCCACGCGCTGCGCGGCGACCGGCCCTTCCTGATCCTGCGGGGCAAGGGCGGGCGCGAGCGGCTGGTGCCGATTTCCGAACGCGCGCGGGCGGCGGTCGCCGATTGGGGGCTTCACGTTCCGGCCGACCAGCCCTGGCTGTTCCCTTCGGGGCACGGCCATCTCAGCCGGGTGCGGCTGTTCCAGCTGGTCCGCGAACTGGCCGCCGAGGCCGGCATTCCTCCCCAGCGGATCAGCCCGCATGTGCTGCGCCACGCCTTCGCCACCCATCTGCTGGAAGGCGGGGCCGATCTGCGTGCGTTGCAGACGATGCTCGGCCATGCCGATATCGGCACCACCCAGATCTATACCCATGTGAACAGCGCGCATCTGGTCGAGCTGGTCAACAGCCGCCACCCGCTGATGGACGCGGCACGGCGGCGCTGA
- a CDS encoding MFS transporter, with amino-acid sequence MAGEVVFDAKRDRLVIFASTLGTVFEWYDFFVYGTLANIVAGHFFPSDNPVVSFLIFLASFGVGFGMRPLGAVLFGVLGDRLGRKYTFLVTIALMGVATAAVGILPTYETIGIAAPILLVLCRVLQGLALGGEYGGAAIYVAEHAPKHRRGFYTSFIQSGVIGGFLLSLIVVLASSLFVDKQAFAAWGWRIPFLFSLVLLGVSLWVRLKLDESPVFKAMKEAGEIASNPLRESFDSWARVRMILIALFGLAAGLTVIFYTGQFQALYFLQNSLRVDDDAARILIATSAASSFGWFVLFGWLSDRVGRRKPILIGYVLTLLLIFPLFHWMADAANPGLAAAMERAPVVVQGSDCRYDPFAKEQAGACGRLLDLLSKKGVAYGTIDAPSGTAPSVTIGGRVADARNPAALDASLSAAGYDLEKVTPPIGAGVRIILCLTAIGLLSGMTFGPSAALMVEMFPARVRYTSMSIPYHIGTGYFGGFLPLISQYIVAKTGDPFAGLWYPVAVVAVSLLITLIWLPETAGKELE; translated from the coding sequence ATGGCGGGCGAAGTGGTGTTCGACGCGAAGCGCGATCGGCTGGTCATCTTCGCGTCGACATTGGGCACCGTGTTCGAATGGTATGATTTCTTCGTCTACGGCACCCTAGCCAACATCGTCGCCGGGCATTTCTTCCCTTCCGACAATCCGGTTGTCAGCTTCCTGATCTTCCTCGCCAGCTTCGGCGTCGGTTTCGGGATGCGGCCGCTAGGCGCGGTGTTGTTCGGGGTGCTCGGCGACAGGCTGGGGCGCAAATATACCTTCCTCGTCACCATCGCGCTGATGGGCGTTGCCACCGCTGCGGTCGGGATATTGCCGACCTATGAAACGATCGGCATCGCCGCGCCGATATTGCTCGTGCTCTGCCGAGTCCTGCAGGGGCTGGCACTGGGCGGCGAATATGGCGGGGCGGCGATCTACGTCGCGGAACATGCGCCGAAGCACCGGCGCGGCTTCTACACCAGCTTCATCCAGTCGGGGGTGATAGGCGGTTTCCTGCTCAGCCTGATCGTGGTCCTCGCCTCCAGCCTGTTCGTCGACAAGCAGGCCTTCGCGGCCTGGGGCTGGCGCATTCCCTTCCTCTTCTCGCTGGTGCTGCTCGGCGTTTCGCTGTGGGTGCGGCTGAAGCTTGACGAGAGCCCGGTGTTCAAGGCGATGAAGGAGGCCGGCGAGATCGCGAGCAATCCGCTGCGCGAAAGCTTCGATAGCTGGGCGAGGGTCAGGATGATCCTGATCGCCCTGTTCGGTCTGGCCGCCGGCCTGACCGTGATCTTCTACACCGGTCAGTTCCAGGCGCTCTATTTCCTCCAGAACAGCCTCCGGGTCGACGACGATGCCGCCCGGATACTGATCGCCACCTCGGCGGCATCCAGTTTCGGCTGGTTCGTGCTGTTCGGCTGGCTTTCGGACAGGGTCGGGCGCCGAAAACCCATTCTGATCGGCTATGTGCTGACCCTGCTGCTGATCTTCCCGCTGTTCCACTGGATGGCCGATGCGGCCAATCCCGGCCTGGCCGCGGCGATGGAACGCGCGCCGGTCGTCGTGCAGGGCAGCGATTGCCGCTATGATCCCTTTGCCAAGGAGCAGGCCGGAGCCTGCGGAAGGCTGCTCGATCTGCTGTCCAAGAAGGGGGTCGCCTATGGCACGATCGATGCCCCATCGGGTACGGCCCCGTCGGTGACGATCGGTGGACGGGTAGCGGATGCCCGGAATCCGGCAGCACTGGACGCATCGCTTTCGGCGGCGGGCTATGACCTCGAAAAGGTCACGCCGCCCATCGGCGCGGGGGTCAGGATCATTTTGTGTCTCACCGCGATCGGCCTTTTGTCGGGGATGACCTTCGGTCCGTCCGCCGCGCTGATGGTGGAGATGTTCCCGGCGCGGGTCCGCTACACGTCCATGTCCATCCCTTATCATATCGGCACGGGCTATTTCGGCGGATTCCTGCCCCTCATAAGCCAGTATATCGTCGCGAAGACCGGCGATCCCTTTGCGGGGCTGTGGTATCCGGTGGCCGTGGTGGCGGTGTCGCTGCTGATCACGCTCATCTGGCTGCCCGAAACGGCGGGCAAAGAACTGGAATAG